A window of Vescimonas fastidiosa contains these coding sequences:
- a CDS encoding sodium-dependent transporter, translating into MKEKSTKNFGTRWGFILASVGSAVGMANVWGFPNKLGSNGGGAFLLIYLLFVFIFSYVGLPAEFAMGRRAGTGTLGAYENAWSTRSKGMGKAGGLLGWLPLAGSLCIAIGYAVIVTYILKALVDSVVGTLMTADTAAWFGEFSSTPFSVVPYHIIVVVGTLLTLYLGAHSIEKTNKIMMPVFFIIFLVLAVRVALLPGAAEGYRFMFTPDWAALKDPMIWIWAMGQAFFSLSVTGSGMIVYGAYLSKEEDVVHMAQRTALFDTIAAVVAALVIIPACFSYDLDVGAGPGLLFVTLPTILQDIPLGRLFAIILYVAMIFAGVSSLQNMFEAVAESLLHKFPKLNRTAALAVLCVLCLGAGLFMEPIAKWGPWMDLVSIYIIPIGATLGAVSWFYVMKKDDLLTAINTGSHKTRGALWYSVGRYVYVPLALVLCLVALIGGVAF; encoded by the coding sequence ATGAAAGAGAAAAGTACAAAGAATTTCGGCACCCGCTGGGGCTTTATCCTGGCCTCGGTGGGCTCCGCCGTGGGCATGGCCAATGTGTGGGGCTTTCCCAACAAGCTGGGCAGCAACGGCGGCGGTGCATTTCTGCTGATCTACCTGCTGTTCGTATTCATTTTCAGCTATGTGGGTCTGCCGGCGGAGTTCGCCATGGGCCGCCGGGCCGGCACCGGTACTCTGGGCGCCTATGAAAACGCCTGGTCCACCCGCAGCAAGGGCATGGGCAAGGCCGGCGGTCTTTTGGGCTGGCTGCCCCTGGCAGGGTCTCTGTGCATCGCCATCGGCTATGCGGTGATCGTCACCTACATTCTCAAGGCGCTGGTGGATTCCGTGGTGGGTACGCTGATGACTGCGGACACCGCCGCTTGGTTCGGCGAGTTTTCCTCCACGCCCTTTTCCGTGGTGCCCTATCACATTATCGTGGTGGTGGGGACGCTGCTGACCCTCTATCTGGGGGCCCACAGCATTGAAAAGACCAATAAGATCATGATGCCGGTGTTTTTCATCATTTTCCTGGTCCTGGCGGTGCGGGTGGCGCTGCTGCCCGGGGCGGCGGAGGGCTACCGCTTTATGTTCACCCCGGACTGGGCGGCGCTGAAGGACCCGATGATCTGGATCTGGGCCATGGGCCAGGCCTTCTTCTCCCTGTCGGTAACAGGCAGCGGCATGATCGTGTACGGCGCGTACCTCTCGAAGGAGGAGGATGTGGTGCATATGGCCCAGCGGACGGCACTGTTTGACACCATCGCGGCGGTGGTGGCGGCGCTGGTCATCATCCCGGCGTGCTTCTCCTATGACCTGGATGTGGGCGCAGGCCCGGGGCTGCTATTCGTGACCCTGCCCACCATTTTGCAGGACATCCCCCTGGGGCGGCTATTCGCCATTATTCTGTATGTGGCCATGATTTTCGCAGGGGTCAGCTCGCTGCAGAATATGTTTGAGGCGGTGGCGGAGTCGCTGCTGCACAAGTTCCCGAAGCTGAATCGCACGGCGGCCCTGGCGGTGCTGTGCGTGCTGTGCCTGGGCGCAGGACTGTTTATGGAGCCTATCGCCAAGTGGGGACCCTGGATGGATCTGGTATCCATCTACATCATCCCCATCGGGGCCACATTGGGCGCAGTGTCGTGGTTCTATGTAATGAAGAAGGACGACCTGCTGACGGCTATCAACACCGGCAGCCACAAGACCCGGGGCGCCCTGTGGTACAGCGTGGGCCGGTATGTGTATGTGCCCTTGGCGCTGGTGCTGTGCCTGGTGGCGCTGATCGGCGGCGTGGCGTTTTAA
- a CDS encoding DUF2284 domain-containing protein, which translates to MERLMTLARENGFTRWGAANLSAFQPLASVRAMCAADRCGQYGKNWACPPACGSLTQAAAAIARCRRGLLVQTTGPLAHPLDYPAMESLARQHKKSFQGFARQARLLHPGCLALTAGACTLCARCTCPTRPCRYPSKRLTSMEAYGLWVSDICQKSGLPYNYGPQTLTYTSCVLIAEE; encoded by the coding sequence GTGGAGCGGCTTATGACCCTGGCGAGGGAAAACGGCTTCACCCGTTGGGGGGCGGCCAATCTCTCGGCCTTTCAGCCCCTGGCGTCTGTCCGGGCCATGTGCGCGGCGGACCGCTGCGGCCAATACGGTAAAAACTGGGCCTGCCCCCCGGCCTGCGGAAGTCTCACCCAGGCAGCCGCCGCCATTGCAAGGTGCCGCAGGGGCCTCCTGGTCCAGACCACCGGCCCCCTGGCTCACCCGCTGGACTATCCCGCCATGGAGAGCCTGGCCCGGCAGCATAAAAAGTCTTTTCAAGGCTTTGCCCGGCAGGCGCGGCTGCTGCACCCGGGCTGCCTGGCCCTCACAGCCGGAGCCTGCACCCTGTGCGCCCGGTGTACCTGTCCCACCCGGCCCTGCCGCTACCCGTCCAAGCGCCTGACCTCCATGGAGGCCTATGGCCTCTGGGTCAGCGACATCTGCCAAAAGTCCGGCCTGCCCTATAATTACGGCCCCCAGACCCTCACCTATACATCCTGTGTGCTTATTGCGGAGGAGTGA
- a CDS encoding homocysteine S-methyltransferase family protein: MQVQFPLILDGATGTELQKRGFTGAVSAEEWVLAHPESILDIQRRYVDAGSRVLYAPSFGANRQKLEEHGIFNQTAAYNRRLAALSKQAAAGRALVAGDLSPTGLFLSPMGETSFRELVDIYTPQAAGLEEAGVDLFVIETMMTLSDARAAVLAVRSVSDKPIFVTFTCDEKGRTVSGTDITAALVIMQGMGVDAFGLNCSAGPQEMLVQLRRLREYARVPLIAKPNAGMPQIVDGKAVYSCPPEEFTALVPELLQAGVAIFGGCCGTDAGHIAALKKALDGAEITPPSPRHPTLLPAATEKLPMYLPADAKHGPVIAVTENLEDDLQEAMDGDEPMVAVALQSTADAEELAQVQYLIEKPLCLVCDDGAVLEAALRSYQGRALYEGAIPEETLARLQELYGLIY; this comes from the coding sequence ATGCAGGTACAATTTCCGCTGATTTTGGACGGGGCCACCGGCACGGAGCTGCAAAAGCGGGGCTTTACCGGGGCGGTGAGCGCCGAGGAGTGGGTGCTTGCGCACCCGGAGAGCATTTTGGACATCCAGCGGCGCTATGTGGACGCCGGGAGCCGGGTGCTGTATGCCCCCAGCTTCGGCGCAAACCGCCAGAAGCTGGAGGAGCACGGGATCTTCAACCAAACGGCAGCCTATAACCGAAGGCTGGCGGCGCTGTCAAAGCAGGCGGCGGCGGGCCGGGCCCTGGTGGCCGGAGACCTGTCCCCTACGGGGCTGTTTCTCTCGCCCATGGGAGAGACCTCCTTCCGGGAGCTGGTGGACATTTACACGCCCCAGGCGGCAGGGCTGGAGGAGGCCGGGGTGGACCTGTTCGTTATTGAGACCATGATGACCCTGTCCGATGCCCGGGCGGCGGTGCTGGCGGTACGAAGCGTCAGCGACAAGCCCATTTTCGTCACCTTTACCTGCGATGAAAAGGGCCGGACCGTCTCCGGCACAGACATCACGGCGGCCCTGGTTATTATGCAGGGCATGGGCGTGGATGCCTTTGGCCTGAACTGCTCGGCGGGGCCGCAGGAGATGCTGGTGCAGCTGCGGCGGCTGCGGGAATATGCCCGGGTGCCGCTCATTGCCAAACCCAACGCCGGAATGCCGCAGATCGTGGACGGCAAGGCGGTATATAGCTGCCCGCCGGAGGAATTTACGGCGCTGGTGCCGGAGCTTTTGCAGGCAGGTGTGGCCATTTTCGGCGGCTGCTGCGGCACGGACGCCGGGCACATTGCAGCGCTGAAAAAGGCCCTGGACGGGGCGGAGATCACGCCCCCATCGCCCCGGCACCCGACGCTTTTACCGGCGGCCACGGAAAAGCTGCCTATGTATTTGCCGGCGGACGCCAAGCACGGGCCGGTGATCGCCGTGACGGAAAATCTGGAGGATGACCTTCAGGAGGCCATGGACGGAGACGAGCCCATGGTGGCCGTGGCGCTGCAAAGCACGGCGGACGCGGAGGAACTGGCCCAGGTACAGTACCTGATCGAAAAGCCCCTATGCCTGGTGTGTGACGACGGGGCGGTGCTGGAGGCGGCTCTGCGGAGCTACCAGGGCCGGGCCCTGTACGAGGGCGCGATACCGGAGGAGACCCTGGCGCGGCTGCAGGAGCTGTATGGGCTGATTTACTGA